From Streptomyces sp. Edi4, one genomic window encodes:
- a CDS encoding succinate dehydrogenase/fumarate reductase iron-sulfur subunit, giving the protein MRLTLRVWRQQNANSPGAMATYDVEDISADMSFLEMLDTLNEELTLKGEEPVAFDHDCREGICGACSLVINGDAHGPERTTACQLHMRSFKDGDTIDVEPWRASAFPVVKDLVVDRSAFDRIIRAGGYISVPTGAAPEAHATPVPKPDADFAFEHAECIGCGACVAACPNGSAMLFTSAKINHLNVLPQGAPERETRVLDMVEQMDAEGFGGCTLTGECATACPKGIPLPSIAAMNKEWLRATRKARKAGR; this is encoded by the coding sequence ATGAGGCTCACCCTGCGCGTCTGGCGCCAGCAGAACGCCAACTCGCCCGGCGCCATGGCGACTTACGACGTCGAGGACATCTCGGCGGACATGTCCTTCCTCGAAATGCTCGACACGCTCAACGAAGAACTCACCCTCAAGGGCGAGGAGCCGGTCGCCTTCGACCACGACTGCCGCGAAGGCATCTGCGGAGCCTGCTCCCTCGTCATCAACGGCGACGCCCACGGCCCCGAGAGGACCACCGCCTGCCAGCTCCACATGCGCTCGTTCAAGGACGGCGACACCATCGACGTCGAGCCGTGGCGCGCCTCGGCGTTCCCGGTGGTCAAGGACCTGGTGGTGGACCGCTCGGCGTTCGACCGGATCATTCGGGCCGGCGGCTACATCAGCGTGCCGACCGGCGCCGCCCCCGAGGCGCACGCCACCCCCGTGCCCAAGCCGGACGCCGACTTCGCCTTCGAGCACGCCGAGTGCATCGGCTGCGGCGCGTGCGTGGCGGCCTGCCCCAACGGCTCGGCGATGCTGTTCACCTCGGCGAAGATCAACCACCTGAACGTGCTGCCGCAGGGCGCGCCCGAGCGCGAGACGCGGGTCCTGGACATGGTGGAGCAGATGGACGCCGAGGGCTTCGGCGGCTGCACCCTGACCGGTGAGTGCGCGACGGCGTGCCCCAAGGGCATCCCGCTCCCGTCGATCGCCGCCATGAACAAGGAGTGGCTGCGCGCGACGAGGAAGGCACGCAAGGCGGGCCGCTGA